The Atribacter laminatus genome contains the following window.
AACTCGGCATCATCTTAGAGCGCATTGATCCGGGACATCCAGAACAAAATAGCCGTCATGAACGGATGCACCGCACCTTAAAAGAAGAGGCCTGTCAAAAACCAGCCACCAATCTTTTCACCCAACAAGACCGCTTTGAAACCTTTAAAACCATCTATAACACCGTACGACCCCATGAAGCAATCAACCAAGAAACCCCAGCTTCCTGGTACCACAAAAGTGACCGGCCCTATCCAAAAACCTTAAGTGATTGTGAATATCCTCATCATACGCTCACTCGTAAAGTCGATTCCTCAGGACGGATTTCTCTTTATGGCAACCGTCTGATCAGAATCAGTAAAGTCTTTGCTGGTGAACTTCTCGGATTCAAAGACTATACTCATTCCTGGTTAGTTAGTTTCTCTACCTATGATATTGGTATAATTGATAAAAAGACCCTTACTTTTGAATCAACGGAGATTCAAGATGATTAAAAAGTGTTACCTATGTCCTTAGACTAAAGTGTAACCTATGTCCCCGTTCGTACAGAGAAGGTGAGGATGAGGGTGGATTTTTAAACTGTTCACGGTTCACACTTCACAGTTCACGGTATTTTCAGGATAGACCTTCATGCTATTTTGTAGCACCAGATGAGGGATAAAACCTAAGATTCGACATGCCATGGCATGTCGCTCCATGAATCGGGCGTAATAAATTGTCGCCCCTACAATTTTATTTTTTTTTAAGGGCTTAATTTACCATACCCGTGGCTTTACAGAATCGTTCTTATCGAATTTTGATTTTTTTGGAGGGGTCATTCATGAAGAATCAATCCATAATTGTTATTGGAGCAGGATTTGCCGGGCTTTCAGCAGGAATCTATGCTCAAATGAATGGATATCAAAGCCAAATTTTCGAAATGCACAATCTTCCCGGTGGTTTATGTACGGCATGGAAGCGCAAAGGATATACTATCGATGGCTGTGTCCACTGGTTAGTCGGTACTTCACCTCAGAGTGAGATGTATCATTATTGGGAAGAGGTCGGCGTCATGCCAGGACTCAAAATTGTCAATCCAGAAGAGTTTATGCGCTATGAAACCAGCGATGGTCGGACTCTCATTCTCTATAGCGATGTGGATCGATTAGAAAAACATTTACTTGACTTTTCACCACAAGACGCCAAACCAATACAACAATTCATTCAGGGTATTCGGTTATGTATGAAATTCGATCAACCTTCTCCATCTGACCCTTGGTTGACCCGTTTAGGCAAAAAAATGAAGTTAGGATGGTTATATGTTGCCAAAGGGAAAGCTTTCCATGAAATGATGAAGATAAGCACCTATGAGTTTACCCAAGTTTTTAAAGATCCGATTTTAAGAGATGCCTTCCAAGAAATGTGGTTACCAGAATTCTCGATATTTTTCATCCTTTTTACCTTTGGTTTTCTTCACAAGAAAAACGCCGGATATCCTATAGGAGGATCGATGCCCTTGTCACAGGCTATGGCTCAACGATATCTCGACTTGGGCGGTATAATCCATTACCAAAGTCGGGTGAACAAAATTTTAGTTGAAAATAACCAAGCGGTTGGAATTAAATTAGAGGATGGAAGCCAACCTACCGCCGATCGAGTTATTTCTGCTGCTGACGGGTATAGTACCATTTTTAAAATGCTCGATGGAAAATATGTTGACGACGAAATCAAAGAGCGTTATGAGAAATGGCCTCGGTTTCCTGCATTATTATATATCGGCCTGGGAGTAAACCGTTTATTCCCTGATGAGCCACAATCAGTTTCTGGTTTGAGCTTTCCACTTCGTCAACCTACTGAGATTGGAGATGCTGTACAAAGCCGTTTATCAGTTCATCTATTTAATCAAGATCCAACTTTGGCGCCAGCAGGAAAAACCAGTTTAGTTGTCATGATGCCTTCTAATTACCAATATTGGAAAGACTTATCGTCTGATCCTGCCGCCTACCAAGCAAAGAAAGAGCAAATTGGACAAACTATTGTTCATTTGCTGAACCAGCGCTTTCCCGGTATTTCGCAAGATGTCGAAATGGTTGATGTGGCTACCCCTCTGACTTTTGAACGGTACACCGGTAACTGGCAAGGATCATTTGAAGGTTGGCTGATCACTCCCCAAAACACCATGACTGTGCTCAAACCAACGCTTCAGACTCTCTCAGGGTTACAGAATTTCTATATGTGTGGTCAATGGATAGAACCCGGAGGCGGATTGCCCAGTGCAGTGATGTCGGCAAGACGATTGATTCAGACCATATGCAAAGAAGATAAAGAAGAGTTCCATGCTACGGTTAAATAAAAAAGGGGACGAATATTGGAGCTTAGGAATCTTAATTGGGAGCGATGGAATTGAATAAAAAGAAGACAGATCTAAACTGGGAAGGCCAGTATTTTATCTTTCATGGAGCAAAGATTATTGATGAATGATCAGCTCCTTTTAAATGATTTTTTAAACCGTTTTCCTCATTACACTCGCACCGATATTGTATTCATCGATCAGCAATGGAATGATGCCCTGGAAAAAATACCGACGAAAATTATTGTTTTAGATGATGATCCAACTGGCGCACAGGCCGTTGATTCTGTTCCAGTTTACACCCGATGGGGTAGAGATACCTTTCAGCATATAGCCGATTCTTCCGACCCGATCTCTTTTATCTTAACCAACTCACGTTCGCTCTCAAGAGAAGAAACCATAAAGGTTCACAAAAATTTATGTACTAATTTGCGAACAGTTTTCGAAAAAGATCATCAGGATTTCTGGTTAATTTCACGAAGCGACTCAACTTTAAGGGGGCACTATCCTTTAGAAACTGAAGTCATCTATACCGAACTTAAAAAGTGGAAAAACCTTGGCGGAGAAATTCTTATTCCCTTTTTTAGGGAAGGGGGAAGAATAACCGCCAATGATATTCAATATGTTCAAGAAGGTAATGTTCTTAAACCAGTTGGTCAGACCGAGTTTTCCAAAGATACAAATTTTGCATTCCAGGCATCAAATTTAAGAAACTGGATCGAAGAAAAATCAAATTATTCCATTAAGCCTGAACAAATATCGAGTATCTCCTTAGAGTCAATTCGACAAAAGGATTTTAAATCAATAAGTGATCAATTAATAAATTTAGAAAACTTCAATAAACTTATTGTCAATGCTCTTGAATATACCGATCTAAAAGTCCTGGTAATTTCATTAACCGAGGCTTTTCGGCAAGGAAAATCCTTTATTTTTCGGACAGCGGCATCTTTCATTAAAGTATTAAAAAAGGAGAAGCCGAAACCGATTTTGACTCATTATGATTTATTTCCTCAGGAAAAAAAAGCCAAGGCTGGTTTAATAATCATCGGCTCATATGTAAAAAGAACCAATGAACAATTTAGAAAGTTACAAGAAACAAACAATATAAAATTTATTGAATGGGATATATCCAAAGCTCAATCAGCCGATCTTCGTGACCATGAAACTGAAAGAGTGAGTAAAGAAACCGATGAAGCGCTGAAACAAGGCATTGATGTATGTATCTATACCACTCGACCTGATGAACAAGAAGGAATAGCCGGTAAAGAAAAGGAGATTGGGGAAAGTTCAAACGACATATCCGAAGGATTGGTTGCTGTCCTAAAAAAAATTCAAATTATACCTTCCTTTTTCGTTGCAAAAGGAGGATCAACAGCCAGTGATATCGCAACCAAAGGGATGGGTGTAAAGAAAGCCTTCGCTATAGGACAGATTCTTCCTGGTGTACCAGTATGGCTTTTAGAACCAGAAAAACGCTTTAACCAAATGCCATTTATAATCTTTCCTGGAAATGTTGGCGATGAATTGGCTTTGAAAAAGGTCGTTCAAATTTTGAGAAACCAAGAGAATAATGATGATGAAAAAAAATAGTGACCGAAAAAACCAACATTTGTCAAAAGAACAACGTTTCTTTCAGAATCTCAAATCAGTGATATAAAAATAATCTAAAATGTCTCCTCTGTGGGCAGATTTTAATAATTGAAAGCAACGAATTAAAAAAAGTACTATCGAAATTTTTCAATTTTTTTAAACGAATAAGATGCTCATAACGTATAATAATAAAAAGATTCGTTTCACTTTAGTGTTAAATAGTTGATCTCAAAAACGGATTTAATTATTTTTTCAATAATAATCCAAACAATGGATAATAGGAGGAAATATGATGAAAAAATTTTCCCTTTTGATTATGGCTCTCTGTGTAATAATGCTAATAGCAGTAACTGGATGTATGCCAACTCCTCCCACGCCAACTCCTCCCACGCCAACTCCGACTCCAACTCAAACTCCTGGGATGGAGAAAAATTTTACCCTATTGGATTTAAGCGGTCAATCTTTTACTTTAAGTGACCACTTAGGAAAGCCCATTGTTCTTTGCTTTTTTATGTCCAATTGTCCAGCCTGCAAAAGTGAAGTCCCTCACTTGAATTCAATACATCAAAAATACGCTGACAGTGAAGAGCTGATGGTTATCGGGATTGGTATCCGGGCCGGTATCGCTGAATTCGTCCAATCTCAGGGGGTTCAATACCTGGTTCTACAGGATGATGAAGACGAAACGGTATCAGATCTCTACGGTGTGCGGAGTGTCCCTCATAATGTTTTTATCAACCGTCAGGGGAGGATTACTCGTCAAATTTCTCGCTCTCTCTCGGAAAGTGAGCTGGAACAATATATCAACGAAATTTTCTAATAAGGTTAATCATTGAAATAAAGTGAAAAGCCCAGGCATCTTTTGCTCATTTCTTTGATGAGCACCTGGGCTTATTTTTTAAATAATCTTAAAAAGATTGATTACAGCAAGGTTTTTTTACATGAGGTCTTGCGAGGTCATCTTGACAATTTCCTCAATATACTTTTTTAAGGCTGGTGGAACCCCAGGAAGATCAACGTTCAAAAATCCTCTGGTTATCAAGGATAGAGCTTCTTCTTTGCTGAGGCCCCGTGAACGTAAGTAATTAATTGCTTCTTCCTCTATAGGTCCAACCGCTGCTTCATGAGATAAACGACTTTTAGGAGCGCCGTAAACTTCAAGTTCCGGTATCGAAATAATCTCTGAATCGCGGGAAAAAAGTATACCCTTACATTCTAAATGAGCCTGAGCTTCATCATGATAAGAAGCTAATTTACCCCGAGCATATACCTTCGAATGATCGGCAGCACAAACCCGAGAAACCGAATTCCCCCGGCATCCTCGGCTTTTCATAATTAGATTGGAACCGACATCGATAATCGATGACTCTTTCCCAAAAATGATGCTTTGGAAGTTAGCATTGGCATTCTCTCCCTTTAAAATAGCCTTAGGAAAAGTTTGTAGGGAAAGAAGGGGTTTCATAAGCACATAAGTGCTGCTGTAAAATGAATTATCTTCCATTTCCACTACGGTACGGGGACGAACATGGAAATTTTCACCCCAATTATGGATCATAGTAAAGGTTAACTGGGCATTTTTACCAATATAAAATTCACTGACACCGATATGCAAACCGTTTTTATTTCCCTTAACCGAAGCACACCCAGTATTGATGTTAGCTTGAGCTCCCTCTTCGAGGATAATTAAATTATGAACACTCTGCACTCTGGCTTCC
Protein-coding sequences here:
- a CDS encoding SufB/SufD family protein, with amino-acid sequence MKKDEYFHDIKQKAEAAYNKKAALGPDIDLSEFSVCSPHEKVESIESISRSMKEAALYAGVDLQESGNAATYVQVDRSAIFEKIQKAFQGKLEIMSISQAIEKYPEVRNYYWNLIPVDFDKYTAYTELCQTEGYFIRVFAHQQINVPLQACLLMSEEARVQSVHNLIILEEGAQANINTGCASVKGNKNGLHIGVSEFYIGKNAQLTFTMIHNWGENFHVRPRTVVEMEDNSFYSSTYVLMKPLLSLQTFPKAILKGENANANFQSIIFGKESSIIDVGSNLIMKSRGCRGNSVSRVCAADHSKVYARGKLASYHDEAQAHLECKGILFSRDSEIISIPELEVYGAPKSRLSHEAAVGPIEEEAINYLRSRGLSKEEALSLITRGFLNVDLPGVPPALKKYIEEIVKMTSQDLM
- a CDS encoding phytoene desaturase family protein, with the protein product MKNQSIIVIGAGFAGLSAGIYAQMNGYQSQIFEMHNLPGGLCTAWKRKGYTIDGCVHWLVGTSPQSEMYHYWEEVGVMPGLKIVNPEEFMRYETSDGRTLILYSDVDRLEKHLLDFSPQDAKPIQQFIQGIRLCMKFDQPSPSDPWLTRLGKKMKLGWLYVAKGKAFHEMMKISTYEFTQVFKDPILRDAFQEMWLPEFSIFFILFTFGFLHKKNAGYPIGGSMPLSQAMAQRYLDLGGIIHYQSRVNKILVENNQAVGIKLEDGSQPTADRVISAADGYSTIFKMLDGKYVDDEIKERYEKWPRFPALLYIGLGVNRLFPDEPQSVSGLSFPLRQPTEIGDAVQSRLSVHLFNQDPTLAPAGKTSLVVMMPSNYQYWKDLSSDPAAYQAKKEQIGQTIVHLLNQRFPGISQDVEMVDVATPLTFERYTGNWQGSFEGWLITPQNTMTVLKPTLQTLSGLQNFYMCGQWIEPGGGLPSAVMSARRLIQTICKEDKEEFHATVK
- a CDS encoding four-carbon acid sugar kinase family protein — translated: MNDQLLLNDFLNRFPHYTRTDIVFIDQQWNDALEKIPTKIIVLDDDPTGAQAVDSVPVYTRWGRDTFQHIADSSDPISFILTNSRSLSREETIKVHKNLCTNLRTVFEKDHQDFWLISRSDSTLRGHYPLETEVIYTELKKWKNLGGEILIPFFREGGRITANDIQYVQEGNVLKPVGQTEFSKDTNFAFQASNLRNWIEEKSNYSIKPEQISSISLESIRQKDFKSISDQLINLENFNKLIVNALEYTDLKVLVISLTEAFRQGKSFIFRTAASFIKVLKKEKPKPILTHYDLFPQEKKAKAGLIIIGSYVKRTNEQFRKLQETNNIKFIEWDISKAQSADLRDHETERVSKETDEALKQGIDVCIYTTRPDEQEGIAGKEKEIGESSNDISEGLVAVLKKIQIIPSFFVAKGGSTASDIATKGMGVKKAFAIGQILPGVPVWLLEPEKRFNQMPFIIFPGNVGDELALKKVVQILRNQENNDDEKK
- a CDS encoding peroxiredoxin family protein — protein: MMKKFSLLIMALCVIMLIAVTGCMPTPPTPTPPTPTPTPTQTPGMEKNFTLLDLSGQSFTLSDHLGKPIVLCFFMSNCPACKSEVPHLNSIHQKYADSEELMVIGIGIRAGIAEFVQSQGVQYLVLQDDEDETVSDLYGVRSVPHNVFINRQGRITRQISRSLSESELEQYINEIF